The window GGCAACGATGAAGGGGATGTACATGCGTTGGCGTGTAGTTTGCGACGCCATGGTGAAGTTGGCTGGCGCCCCTACGAGGAGCCGACCTTGTGGTCATGTATGTCGCCACACTTGCTGAAGAACCCcatggtggcggcggctagggctggATTGTCGGGCGANNNNNNNNNNNNNNNNNNNNNNNNNNNNNNNNNNNNNNNNNNNNNNNNNNNNNNNNNNNNNNNNNNNNNNNNNNNNNNNNNNNNNNNNNNNNNNNNNNNNNNNNNNNNNNNNNNNNNNNNNNNNNNNNNNNNNNNNNNNNNNNNNNNNNNNNNNNNNNNNNNNNNNNNNNNNNNNNNNNNNNNNNNNNNNNNNNNNNNNNNNNNNNNNNNNNNNNNNNNNNNNNNNNNNNNNNNNNNNNNNNNNNNNNNNNNNNNNNNNNNNNNNNNNNNNNNNNNNNNNNNNNNNNNNNNNNNNNNNNNNNNNNNNNNNNNNNNNNNNNNNNNNNNNNNNNNNNNNNNNNNNNNNNNNNNNNacacacacacacacttgggcGTGGGTGGTAGTTGGGCGGCCGACGCACAAGCTTGAGGCAAACATGGAGGGGAAGCGCGGCACGGCAGTCTGGTGTCCATGTGGATGTAAATCGAATTTAAATTTACGGCAGAATGTGTCCAGACAAACATAGGACGGACAAAATTTATGTTAACGTTGGCATGTTAGACCGTGGTTTTTGTCCCGCGAATTTAAACGAATCAAAGTGGACGAAATGGATGAGTTGACCTAAATCTTTTGTCCAACGTGTCCCGGACCCTTTGGGGGGACGCCTCCGGTGTTTGGTGAGAGCAACTGTTCCATCAGCTCCCACCAGCTCCTCGCGAGAACCTCTAGATGCTAGTGTCAGATCGATGTCATCGGTCGTCTCTTCCTCCGTATCAAAGTCATATTCACTAAACCACCGATCATTTCTTGTCCACATTTTCGTCTCTTCCTCCGTCTATTCGAGCCCAACCGACCGTGTGGTAAACGTTGATGAttagtctttgtttgcatttatgaagTTTGTTAACCTGTTCACAAGGAAAAGTGTCGTCTATCAGCATGGCTTTAAAGGGCACGCCCGTTTACTCATTTTACACGGCTTCTGTTACTTATGAGCTATGATGAAAATGAAAGAGGGTAACTAGACGTCCTGCCACCTGCCAAAGCTTGTCCaaagaaaaagaggagaaaaatGTACGTAGTGCTCCGTACTATACACTCTTGAATGAATTACACCAGGACCTAATAAATGGAGTTTAACCGGCGACTAATTAAAAGGTGTTTCTGTACAAAGTTTTCCCTAAATTGACCGCCGAAAAGAGGTTTTGCCCTAAATTCACCGCCGAAAAGAGGGTTAACGGCGACGACAGAGACGTGTTCCTAACTTTTGCCGTGCTTTTTACCACGTCAAAGTTCAAACACGGCGGCCGCCAAGTGGAAGTGGGCACGCCCCGCCGTCGCACTGCTGCTGTTCCGCGCCCGCTGTGCCGTCGCCGGCGACCCTCGCGCCGCCTTTGCCGGCGGCGTCGGCTTCGCCACGCCGCGACGACCCCCACGCCGAGAACGAGAGTCCCAAGAACGATGACATGGTGATGGCGGGCCACCGGCCGGACTGCCCGAGCCGGACGCTCCTGCTGCCCCGGCGCGTGCTCCCGCCGGCGCGGTCTTCCCGAAACGCTTGCAGGCTCTTCGTGCGCCGCAGCTTGCCCGCCGCGACGACCTCCCGGAGGACGTGCTCCGGCAGCCTCAGCGTGTACCGCTCCGCGCTCTCGGCCGGCGCTGCCGCGAGCGAGTGCCCCGTGGTGTGCGAGCGCGGGAACTGCGCGGCGGGACTCCGGCCGGACTTGCTGCGCAGCGCGCGCTTCACGCTGCCGATGTGCACCAgctcggccgcctcctccctcctgaCCCTCTCCTCCTCCGTCTCCTCGGCAGCATCGGTGATCACTACCGTCACTTGCTCTGGCGGCGCCGTGGTCGTTTCCTGCGCCGGCTGCGGCACCGACGTCGCGGCTAGTATATCCGGCTCCGGCATCGCCGACGCAGCGGCACCGGACGCCGCCGGAGCATCGGCGCCGGGGACAAGGTTCGCGCGGCAGACCGGGCAGGTGACGTGCGACGCGAGCCAGGCGTCGATGCAGTCCGCGTGGAACGCGTGCGAGCACTTGGGCAGGAGTCGGAGCGTGTCGTCGTCGTCGAACTCGCTGAGGCACACGGCGCACTCCAGCTCGCCCTTGCCGACCTTGTGCTCCTTGACGTCGGCGTACGCCATGGTAGGGAGGGCCTCGAGcgcggcggggtccagccctctcaTCCTCCTCGACCGCGCGGCGGTGAGGAACGTGAGGCCGCCCGGCCTGGCGCCGGGCACGCCGAGGTCCTCGCCGGGCCCGCCGAGCGGCCCGCCCGCGCAGCGCCGGATGTAGATCGAGAAgaacccgaggaagaagaaggcggtgACGAGCACGACGATTATGACCGCCATGGACGGGTTGAAGTTCTGGGGGTTGAAGTAGCTTGGGCCCTGGCCGGTCTGCTGCGCGGCCGCGATGTCGGCCGCCGCAGCGACGAGCATGATGACGAGGAGAAAGGAGCTGCCGCCATTGCGGTGGCCACGCGTCGTGTTCATGGATGGTGGTGGGTTTCTTCTCTTCTGTTTTTGGGTGCGGGACTGGGAGTATTAACGGAGGCGGCCGGCGAGGGATGGTGGAGTGCGGAGTGGATATTCATATGTGGGCGGGGCCGTGGGAAGAAGATAAAAAGTCCGCGCGCGTGCATACGGTGAGGAGCTGAGCAGGTGATCCAGGAGCCGCAAGGCCCGGCAAAGAGTCGTTAAATCCACCGCAAAAGGGTCGCCGTACGAAAGGGAGAGGAAGATCGTTGTCATGGATGATCTAGATGATATTGATACGGAAGAAATGGCTGGTGAGGTGCTCTCGAGTAATGAGttccatttttattttattttggaaaCGGAGGCAAAACATTCTTGCCTCGTTTAATTTAATTAAGTAGAAGAATTGTCCAGTCAATTTTTAAAAAATCAGATAAAAACCATTTTAGTCCGTTGAGTGGTACATACAGAACACCTTCACACACTCCTCAATTTTATCCACGGACACGGATACCCGCGGATACCTGAAAAGAATGGGTAGGGTTGGATATGAATTTATACCCATGGGTAGCGTCTGAACCCGGCCCGACTAATGATGGATAGGGCATGGATGTAATTCCATACCCGTGGATATAACCGAACCCGACCTGTGAATGTACTCATCCATTTTTCTTTACTACTACTATATCTCTACTAAAGAATACAAGGGAAATTCCGCGATCCCACCAAGTAACTCCATGGTCCCTTCCCATTCTCATCTCTTTGGTAAATGACTCATCTTTAAGGATCATCTCGTCTCCTCTCCTCTCTTACTCCTCCCGCGGATTGCCGCCTGCAACAGCCAGCTCCACTGGCCGGTGATTGCCCAACTCCATAGACCCCCTCGACCACTCCATCTCAGTTTCTCCAAGCACACAACATACCATCAGTTCACACGTGTCATTCACACCAGCCCTTCGCAACCAGTTTCCCGGAGCTTTTCTCCATATGCATGTCTCTCCATATCTCTGTCGAGgatgcccttattgacttagggatcCTCGCTTTCCGGCGCGCCGGCCCGAAACTTGCAGCGTGGGAGGCGCTACTCGAGTGTGTGTGGCTTTGGACACCCCGAGCTTAGAGCCAAATGTGGTCTCGTGGCGTCTTGAGAGTAGTGGTCGGTTTTCCACGAAATCACTTTAACATGCCATCGTTCCCTCTCCTAGCTCGAAGCCTCTATCCCAGATTTGGTCGATTAGAACCCCGCTCAAGATTAGGACCTTCCTATGGCAGTGGATTTGTGGTCAAGTTCCTTCAGGGGTGGAGGTACTCAAACGTAGCGGCCCTGATGATGGTATTTGCCCCTTGTGCGACACAGAAGAAGACTCCAACCATATATTTTCTCTTGTGCCTTGGCTTAATTTCTCTGGAGTTGCTTTCGGGAAGTGATGGGTGGTGGGTGGTGCCACTCCAACTTCCCTGACCACTTCAAGGAGTTGAATGCCACGGCCTTGAATTTTTGCCGCATTAGGTGGCTTGGGATTGGGGCTCTTGCCTGGACGCTTTGGACGATTCGAAACAAGCTAGTCATTGAACACACCCCCTTGTGACGACCTACTGACACGATCTACAAACTTTGTGGTTTTTTGCAGCTTCGGAAGCCGGTTAGTCAGCCCCAAGACCGAGGCGCCATCGATGCTATCTCCGTGGGACTCGGGACCTTGGTGCTTCGGTTGTCGTCTCCCATGTCGTCGTCACCTCCGTAGCCGGACTAGGTGATGTCGTCTGCTCGTCTTAtcaccttttcttttttattttgggcTCGTTGAGCTGGTGCCCCCAGCAGAACCTTTGTTGTGGTATgttgtgtgtgtgtttgtgcgtgAGTGCGTTTGTATCCCGTGTGAACTCTATGTGACTTGTGGTGGTTTgcttttatctataaagcgggtcaAAGCCTTTTTTGGATATACGATCAAACTTTTGGTTCACAATAAAATGGTAAACCTGCAACTTTTTGCCCGTAACATCACAAATGTTTTATTAATGTAAAATATGCACAAATattttgtaggattgaaagtatatctagagggggggtgattagactacttgaccaaataaaaatctagccttttcccaattttagttcttggcagattttagcaacttagcacaagtcaagcaatcaacctacacatgcaattctaagggtatagcagcggaatgtaaaacaattgcatatgaaggtaaagggaggagtttgagggagcaaacgcaatgttgacacagagattttttagccgtggttccgataggtggtgctatcgtacatccacgttgatggagacttcaaccgatgaagggtaacggctgcgcgagtccacagagagctccacccatgaagggttcatgaagaagcaaccttgtctatcccaccatggccgtcgtccacgaaggacttgcctcactagggtagatcttcacgaagtaggcgatctccttgcccttagaaactccttggttcaactccacaatcttgacggaggctcccaagtgacatctagccaatctaggagacaccactctccgagaAGTAACAAatcgtgtgttgatgatgaactccttgctcttgtgcttcaaatgatagtctccccaacactcaagtctctctcacaggatttggatttggtggaaagaagatttgagtggaaagcaacttggggaaggctagagatcaagatttatgtggtaggaatggaatatcttgacctcaacacaagtataggtggttctctctcagaaaaagtatgttggaagtgtaggcatcttctgatggctctctccacaaatgaagagtgggtggaggggtatatatagcctccacacaaaatctaaccattacacacaacttaccaaactcgatgggaccgaatcctgaaacttggtcggaccaatttagtaaataatgtgaccgttaggattttcggtgggaccgacatgtcatctcggtgggaccgatatggttagggttagggcataacataatctcggtgagactgattacacaaactcggtgagaccgattttggtaatagacacacagagggctggtcatgcaaactcggtgggaccaattcgctcatctcggttagaccaaaacgttacgaaagggaaacagtgagtttgcattgcaatctcggtgggaccgatcgctcatctcggtttgaccgaaacgttac is drawn from Triticum dicoccoides isolate Atlit2015 ecotype Zavitan chromosome 6B, WEW_v2.0, whole genome shotgun sequence and contains these coding sequences:
- the LOC119325184 gene encoding E3 ubiquitin-protein ligase ATL6-like; amino-acid sequence: MNTTRGHRNGGSSFLLVIMLVAAAADIAAAQQTGQGPSYFNPQNFNPSMAVIIVVLVTAFFFLGFFSIYIRRCAGGPLGGPGEDLGVPGARPGGLTFLTAARSRRMRGLDPAALEALPTMAYADVKEHKVGKGELECAVCLSEFDDDDTLRLLPKCSHAFHADCIDAWLASHVTCPVCRANLVPGADAPAASGAAASAMPEPDILAATSVPQPAQETTTAPPEQVTVVITDAAEETEEERVRREEAAELVHIGSVKRALRSKSGRSPAAQFPRSHTTGHSLAAAPAESAERYTLRLPEHVLREVVAAGKLRRTKSLQAFREDRAGGSTRRGSRSVRLGQSGRWPAITMSSFLGLSFSAWGSSRRGEADAAGKGGARVAGDGTAGAEQQQCDGGACPLPLGGRRV